In Halobaculum halobium, a genomic segment contains:
- a CDS encoding ParA family protein encodes MSETDTQSRAVAVGVLKGGFAKTTTAINLARELAHRNETALVIDLDDNGHMTQNLGFIEEYEAETNHVHEVLLEDSDPREAIVSVVDGLDLLPAHQDLEDVQTQLKNAMGGSTRLNTRVVEPLLEDEYDYIVVDCPANQGKLNENALYATNNLIIPVRPETGYDSGIHNTVNRLVKEARQYFELDILAVVPSGLSQRLDQDRRDRALLEEINSMEIADSVVPNFCRISDDDWAAIDEGTYDGPLPGIRYRSAIDDANDAGLPLRDYDDTCDQLPAYGELAAIVETGGVVREREVMV; translated from the coding sequence ATGTCCGAAACAGACACACAATCGCGTGCCGTCGCGGTCGGCGTCCTCAAAGGCGGCTTCGCGAAGACGACGACCGCGATCAACCTCGCCCGCGAGTTGGCACACCGCAACGAGACCGCACTCGTCATCGACCTCGACGACAACGGGCACATGACGCAGAATCTCGGTTTCATCGAAGAGTACGAGGCCGAGACGAACCATGTCCATGAAGTGCTCCTCGAGGATAGCGATCCGCGCGAGGCGATCGTCTCGGTCGTCGACGGCCTGGATCTTCTCCCTGCACACCAGGATCTCGAGGACGTCCAGACACAGCTGAAGAACGCGATGGGTGGCTCGACGCGATTGAACACAAGGGTCGTCGAGCCGCTACTCGAAGACGAATACGACTATATCGTCGTTGATTGCCCCGCCAATCAGGGGAAACTCAACGAGAACGCACTGTACGCGACGAACAACCTCATCATTCCCGTTCGCCCCGAAACGGGGTACGACTCAGGGATACACAACACCGTCAATCGACTGGTGAAGGAAGCACGCCAGTACTTTGAGTTAGACATCCTCGCGGTGGTTCCATCGGGCTTATCCCAGCGTCTCGATCAGGATCGACGCGACCGTGCGCTGTTAGAGGAGATTAACTCGATGGAGATTGCCGACTCTGTCGTTCCGAATTTTTGTCGGATCTCAGACGACGACTGGGCGGCGATCGACGAGGGAACGTACGACGGTCCACTTCCCGGAATCCGGTATCGGTCAGCGATCGACGACGCCAACGACGCGGGACTTCCGCTGCGTGATTACGATGACACGTGTGATCAGCTCCCCGCTTACGGGGAATTAGCGGCGATCGTCGAAACTGGCGGTGTTGTCCGCGAACGCGAGGTGATGGTCTGA
- a CDS encoding winged helix-turn-helix domain-containing protein — protein MASQRSIFPMRNQTDVDQSAKTVALADAGEVVEALTSETARAILGRITESPAPASDLAEALDISVQNASYHLDQLAEVDVVEVVDRWYSKRGREMKVYGPANTPLVIVAGRSVDEAAIERMMTTTTTEGREPEDVATDGGIDMPAWDSS, from the coding sequence ATGGCGTCACAACGATCTATCTTCCCGATGCGCAACCAGACTGACGTCGATCAGTCAGCGAAGACGGTTGCACTGGCCGACGCGGGCGAGGTGGTTGAGGCGCTCACCAGCGAAACCGCAAGAGCAATTCTCGGACGGATCACCGAGTCACCTGCACCCGCGTCGGACCTCGCGGAGGCACTCGACATTTCGGTCCAGAACGCGAGCTATCACCTCGACCAGTTAGCGGAGGTCGACGTAGTCGAGGTCGTCGACCGTTGGTACTCCAAGCGCGGCCGGGAGATGAAGGTGTACGGACCCGCCAACACACCGCTGGTCATCGTTGCCGGCCGCTCTGTCGATGAAGCGGCAATCGAACGGATGATGACCACAACGACCACCGAGGGCAGAGAACCTGAAGATGTGGCTACCGACGGCGGGATCGACATGCCCGCGTGGGACTCATCTTGA
- a CDS encoding PAS domain S-box protein, whose protein sequence is MSEEGIETLTVLVVAKEESFASAVADGLEAAGASVITSPVPPAGGAVERGAHIEADALVVSDGVDAPAIMDRLGVGAEFPAVLLADADSEGTIAAAVERGASDVFPRTAATSQCALVADRLASIANRGVDPESSLPSGGGSPDVAPVTGDRAYRAVFENVSDGVVIHDPETGEIVDVNKRYCEINGYERKELVGEDIGMVTVPSEEYGQEAAQGMIEQAREEGPQLFEWRNQHESGETFPVEVHLAVVELDGVERVLASVRDITERKRHERELRASERRLRLIAEHIDEVIYLSTADLSEILYINPAYEDIYGRPVEELKANPQDIIEATHPNDRERYEADVAELIADVEARDTRDVYDGEYRVVVDDEVRWVRVARFPVENDEGSVDRIVGRARDITERKRREREFEQIFNGVTDAIAIQDPETAELLDANQTFVERLDYESIETAREQGVEGLSAADAGFSRQRAQELCHRVIETGESETVEWVQETKAGDRILIEATVSPAVIGGEERIVSIQRDITDHRQLERRFRRIAERVEEVIYLADADLTEVRYVNDAFADIYGRPVEELSEGTQAFMEAVHPEDRDDYAAELEAMVADIRAGDPDDNYEFAFRIKRPDGETRWLEATGYPIQGAVHEPDQFVGVVKDVTERHQREQTLETFHEATSELTAADSRISACRQAVRAAETVLGFPLVSTYLYEEETGRLEPTAVTDRLAELDVEPSSFGPGESLPWQVYVEGEAVTSSELPADVYGPEVPNPEFVLPLGPHGVMLVGAPSATFDAEDVELVQILVATLEAALNHVAGKRALDEREAELQRQQERANRLEELNTIIRDIDHATVEQSSRASIEDAVCERLIDVDRFDLVWIAEESIKGNELRPRTSAGGSEGYVAGLTSVVDSSGAGGHPAVAAAQTNEPRTVENVATEATAGSWRKHALRHGIQSVVAVPVRYETTTHGVLSVASSDPGAFDEATRDVLAELGRSIGYAITVTERERALESEGTTELEFEIADEGLFMFRAATMADCRVRLERTIRRTGGSFSMFYAINGAPVEEVVGLATAAPEIEAAQVVNTDEGTDDSLIEVTAPTWFGDVFTEHGAVVRGATIDGNTGRLVVEAPRGSDVRTLVEGFQNEYPETEFVAQRQRERTIRSLFKLQDALREELTDRQWESLETAYSAGYFEWPREVSGEEVAALIGVSQPTFNKHLRVAERSAFRLLLDHEYPDGDD, encoded by the coding sequence GTGTCAGAGGAAGGGATAGAGACGCTCACCGTTTTGGTTGTGGCGAAGGAGGAGTCATTCGCCTCGGCCGTCGCTGATGGGCTCGAGGCTGCAGGGGCCTCAGTCATCACCAGTCCGGTCCCTCCAGCGGGCGGGGCCGTCGAACGGGGCGCCCACATCGAGGCTGATGCGCTCGTCGTGAGCGACGGGGTAGACGCACCAGCGATTATGGACCGACTCGGTGTGGGGGCGGAGTTCCCTGCGGTTCTGCTGGCGGATGCCGATAGCGAGGGAACCATCGCCGCAGCTGTCGAGCGCGGTGCCAGCGACGTGTTCCCACGGACGGCGGCGACAAGCCAGTGTGCACTCGTCGCCGATCGACTCGCGAGTATTGCCAACCGCGGGGTCGATCCAGAGAGTAGCCTCCCCTCTGGCGGAGGTTCACCGGACGTGGCTCCGGTGACCGGCGACCGTGCGTACCGAGCGGTGTTCGAAAACGTCTCCGACGGGGTCGTCATCCACGACCCCGAAACCGGCGAGATAGTCGACGTGAATAAGCGGTACTGTGAGATAAACGGCTACGAACGGAAAGAACTCGTCGGCGAAGACATCGGTATGGTGACCGTCCCGAGCGAAGAGTATGGCCAGGAGGCGGCCCAGGGAATGATCGAGCAGGCTCGAGAGGAGGGCCCCCAACTGTTCGAGTGGCGCAACCAGCACGAGAGCGGCGAGACGTTCCCCGTGGAGGTACATCTAGCCGTCGTGGAACTGGACGGTGTCGAGCGGGTGTTGGCGAGCGTGCGGGACATCACCGAGCGAAAACGTCACGAGCGCGAGTTGCGTGCAAGCGAGCGGCGCCTGCGGCTCATCGCCGAGCACATCGACGAGGTGATTTACCTGTCGACAGCAGATCTCTCGGAGATCCTCTACATCAACCCTGCATACGAGGATATCTACGGTCGGCCGGTCGAGGAACTCAAAGCGAACCCGCAGGACATCATTGAGGCGACGCATCCGAACGACCGGGAGCGTTACGAGGCCGACGTCGCCGAGTTGATCGCCGACGTTGAAGCCAGGGACACCCGGGACGTGTACGACGGGGAGTACCGGGTCGTAGTCGACGACGAGGTTCGTTGGGTCCGAGTCGCTCGCTTTCCCGTCGAGAATGACGAGGGCTCGGTCGACCGTATCGTCGGGCGCGCCCGAGACATCACCGAACGCAAGCGTCGCGAGCGGGAGTTCGAGCAGATATTCAACGGCGTCACCGACGCCATCGCCATCCAGGACCCCGAGACTGCGGAGCTACTCGACGCCAACCAGACGTTCGTTGAGCGGCTGGACTACGAGAGCATCGAGACAGCCCGCGAACAGGGGGTAGAGGGGCTCAGCGCGGCCGATGCTGGGTTCTCCCGGCAGCGGGCTCAGGAGCTGTGTCACCGGGTGATCGAGACCGGAGAGTCCGAGACCGTCGAGTGGGTTCAGGAAACGAAAGCTGGCGACAGGATCCTGATCGAGGCGACGGTGAGCCCGGCAGTCATCGGCGGTGAGGAGCGGATCGTCTCGATCCAGCGGGACATCACCGATCACCGCCAACTCGAGCGTCGCTTCCGGAGGATCGCCGAACGGGTCGAGGAGGTCATCTATCTCGCGGACGCGGATCTGACCGAGGTTAGGTACGTCAACGACGCGTTTGCCGACATCTACGGGCGACCTGTTGAGGAACTGTCCGAGGGCACACAGGCGTTCATGGAGGCAGTCCATCCCGAGGACCGCGACGACTACGCGGCCGAACTTGAGGCGATGGTCGCTGACATCAGGGCGGGCGACCCCGATGACAACTACGAGTTCGCGTTCCGCATCAAACGCCCGGACGGAGAAACGCGGTGGCTAGAAGCGACCGGGTATCCCATCCAGGGTGCGGTCCACGAGCCCGACCAGTTCGTCGGTGTGGTCAAAGACGTCACTGAGCGCCACCAGCGTGAGCAAACACTCGAGACATTCCACGAGGCGACTAGTGAACTCACAGCCGCTGACTCTCGAATTTCGGCCTGCCGACAAGCCGTGCGGGCCGCTGAAACAGTGCTGGGGTTCCCGCTGGTGTCGACGTATCTCTACGAGGAGGAGACGGGCCGGCTCGAGCCGACCGCGGTGACCGACCGACTCGCGGAACTCGATGTCGAGCCGTCGTCGTTCGGCCCCGGTGAGTCGTTACCGTGGCAGGTGTACGTCGAGGGAGAGGCGGTCACCAGCTCGGAGCTGCCGGCTGACGTGTACGGGCCTGAAGTCCCCAACCCGGAGTTCGTGCTGCCGCTCGGCCCACACGGCGTGATGCTCGTCGGGGCACCCTCGGCAACGTTCGACGCCGAGGACGTGGAGCTCGTCCAGATCCTGGTGGCGACGTTAGAGGCGGCGCTGAACCACGTCGCCGGCAAACGTGCACTTGACGAGCGGGAGGCAGAGCTCCAACGCCAACAGGAACGCGCCAACCGACTCGAGGAGCTCAACACCATCATCAGGGACATCGACCATGCGACGGTCGAGCAGTCCTCACGTGCCAGCATCGAGGATGCCGTCTGCGAGCGGCTCATCGATGTCGATCGGTTCGATCTCGTATGGATCGCCGAGGAGTCAATCAAGGGCAATGAGCTTCGCCCCCGTACGAGTGCCGGCGGCAGTGAGGGCTACGTCGCCGGGTTGACGAGCGTCGTTGATTCGTCTGGTGCCGGCGGTCACCCAGCAGTCGCTGCCGCCCAGACGAACGAGCCACGGACAGTCGAGAACGTCGCCACGGAGGCAACGGCAGGATCGTGGCGCAAGCATGCGCTGAGACACGGCATCCAGTCGGTCGTCGCCGTGCCGGTTCGCTACGAGACGACGACTCACGGCGTACTCTCGGTGGCATCCAGTGACCCTGGCGCCTTCGACGAGGCGACGCGGGACGTGCTTGCGGAGCTCGGTCGGTCGATCGGGTACGCAATCACAGTCACTGAACGCGAGCGTGCGCTCGAGTCTGAGGGAACTACAGAACTAGAGTTTGAGATCGCCGACGAGGGGCTGTTCATGTTTCGGGCGGCAACCATGGCGGACTGTCGGGTCCGGCTTGAACGCACTATTCGACGGACCGGGGGTTCGTTCTCGATGTTCTACGCCATCAATGGGGCGCCGGTCGAAGAGGTAGTCGGACTGGCCACCGCCGCCCCGGAAATTGAGGCCGCCCAGGTTGTCAACACCGACGAAGGTACCGACGATAGCCTCATCGAGGTGACAGCGCCGACGTGGTTCGGGGATGTATTCACCGAGCACGGGGCCGTGGTCCGAGGCGCCACCATCGACGGCAATACCGGGAGGCTCGTAGTGGAAGCGCCTCGCGGGAGTGACGTACGGACGCTCGTTGAGGGGTTTCAGAACGAATACCCAGAGACCGAATTCGTGGCCCAGCGGCAGCGCGAGCGGACCATCCGGTCGCTGTTCAAACTGCAGGACGCACTCCGAGAGGAGCTCACCGACCGCCAGTGGGAGTCCTTAGAGACGGCGTACTCAGCAGGGTACTTCGAGTGGCCACGAGAGGTCAGCGGCGAAGAGGTAGCGGCCCTGATCGGCGTCTCTCAGCCGACGTTCAACAAGCACCTCCGGGTCGCAGAGCGGTCCGCGTTCAGACTGCTGCTCGATCACGAGTATCCAGACGGTGACGACTGA
- a CDS encoding PAS domain S-box protein — MKDSVTPEEHENDVAGWYRTLVEEVNDLATVVDTDGTITYVSPAVTRILGYEPTELIGHEGYEFVHPDDRERNAAAVEAVLSNPSESATVEVRFRHADGSWCWIEATMRNRLDDDVIDGILLSSRDITERKEYEVEARELAEEYEALLNNVADAIFLVDVEDVDGDVRFEFERLSPSYERQTGITTEEVQGRTPRDVFGDEQGSSLETNYHRCVNAGTPISYQEELRVDEGARFWQTKLAPVVTDDEITRLVGITRNVTERVERERQLRRQNERLDEFASVISHDLRSPLNVAQGRATLLAEQAESEHLDPLLRALNRMEAIVEDTLTLARQGDTLGDTESISLTDLVGKCWATVDTDDATIEIIDEVTFTGDLDRLQHVFENLFRNAVEHGGSDVTVRVGCHGDHVIYVEDDGPGIPADRREDVFEPGHSSARGGTGFGLTIIKRIVEAHGWDLSVTDSTDGGARFEFEMSSSIN; from the coding sequence ATGAAAGACAGTGTGACTCCCGAAGAGCATGAAAATGACGTGGCTGGCTGGTATCGGACGCTCGTCGAGGAAGTAAACGACCTTGCAACAGTCGTCGATACCGACGGGACGATTACCTATGTTAGCCCAGCAGTCACACGTATTCTTGGCTACGAACCTACTGAGTTGATTGGCCACGAGGGCTACGAATTTGTCCATCCCGACGATCGGGAGCGAAACGCCGCGGCGGTTGAGGCTGTCTTATCGAACCCTTCAGAATCCGCGACCGTCGAAGTCCGCTTCCGGCATGCAGACGGTTCGTGGTGCTGGATTGAGGCCACAATGAGAAACCGGCTTGACGACGACGTCATCGATGGGATTCTCCTCAGTAGTCGAGATATCACCGAGCGAAAAGAGTACGAGGTCGAAGCTCGGGAACTCGCCGAAGAGTATGAGGCTCTTCTGAATAACGTAGCGGACGCTATCTTTCTTGTTGATGTCGAGGATGTGGATGGTGACGTTAGATTTGAATTTGAACGACTCAGTCCCTCCTATGAGCGTCAGACTGGCATTACGACCGAAGAAGTGCAAGGACGGACACCGCGAGACGTATTTGGCGATGAACAAGGATCAAGTCTTGAGACAAACTACCACCGTTGTGTCAATGCCGGTACGCCAATCTCGTATCAAGAAGAACTACGGGTCGATGAGGGGGCACGCTTCTGGCAAACGAAACTTGCGCCAGTAGTCACCGATGATGAGATAACTCGCCTCGTTGGGATCACACGAAACGTGACTGAACGCGTCGAACGGGAGCGACAGCTGCGTCGGCAAAACGAGCGCCTCGACGAGTTTGCAAGTGTCATTTCGCACGATTTGCGCAGCCCGCTCAACGTCGCACAGGGGCGTGCGACGCTCCTCGCCGAGCAAGCGGAAAGCGAGCATCTTGATCCACTCCTCCGAGCGCTCAACCGGATGGAAGCAATCGTTGAGGACACGTTGACGCTTGCTCGCCAGGGTGACACATTAGGCGATACAGAGTCGATCAGTTTGACTGACCTCGTCGGGAAGTGCTGGGCGACAGTAGACACGGACGACGCAACCATCGAGATCATCGACGAGGTGACCTTCACTGGCGACCTCGACCGGTTACAGCATGTATTCGAGAACCTGTTCCGGAACGCCGTTGAACACGGTGGCTCTGACGTGACCGTCCGTGTCGGATGTCACGGCGACCACGTGATATACGTCGAAGACGATGGGCCGGGGATTCCAGCGGACAGGCGTGAAGACGTATTCGAACCCGGCCATTCGTCAGCCCGTGGTGGAACGGGGTTTGGGTTGACTATTATAAAACGGATCGTGGAAGCCCACGGCTGGGACTTGTCTGTGACCGATTCAACCGATGGTGGAGCACGGTTTGAGTTCGAAATGTCGAGCTCAATAAATTAG
- a CDS encoding helix-turn-helix transcriptional regulator — MTSAHQTQSTTESTENDATPAGATDDGSTPESELFAELPPSAKLVHFVLDRDDERTQTQLVEETALSARTVRTALGRLEEAGLVNESICLRDARKRVYSLTDDGASAGDATEVEANA, encoded by the coding sequence ATGACAAGCGCCCATCAGACCCAATCGACAACCGAATCGACCGAGAACGACGCGACTCCGGCGGGAGCGACCGATGACGGATCTACTCCGGAGTCCGAATTGTTCGCGGAACTCCCACCCAGTGCGAAACTCGTACATTTTGTACTCGACCGCGACGATGAACGGACCCAGACGCAACTCGTCGAAGAGACCGCACTGTCGGCACGGACCGTCCGAACTGCGCTGGGTCGGCTTGAAGAGGCTGGACTCGTGAATGAGTCGATCTGTCTGCGCGACGCCCGCAAGCGCGTGTACTCGCTGACTGACGATGGAGCGTCCGCCGGCGACGCCACAGAAGTCGAAGCGAACGCGTAG
- a CDS encoding NAD(P)/FAD-dependent oxidoreductase, with protein sequence MNDVVIVGGGPAGLTAALFAEKNGLGTTLLDTDGTWMHKAHLFNYPGIGSIDGSAYMETLRQQVDSFGVERLQGTEAVDVEQTDDGFRVVTDADAVEGRYLVLATGANRDLAESLGCAFDGDVVDADVTMETSVDGAYATGAMVRAEEWQAVISAGDGAAAALNILSAEKGEHYHDFDVPNDAEAVFGGMAAEE encoded by the coding sequence GTGAATGACGTTGTAATCGTCGGCGGCGGTCCCGCCGGCTTGACTGCGGCACTGTTCGCCGAAAAGAACGGTCTCGGTACGACGCTTCTCGACACCGACGGAACGTGGATGCACAAGGCGCACCTATTCAACTACCCTGGAATCGGTTCCATCGACGGTTCCGCGTACATGGAGACGCTCCGACAGCAGGTCGACTCCTTCGGGGTTGAGCGGCTTCAAGGCACAGAAGCGGTCGACGTCGAACAGACCGACGATGGATTCCGAGTCGTCACTGACGCCGACGCTGTTGAGGGACGGTACCTGGTGCTCGCGACGGGAGCGAACCGCGACCTCGCGGAGTCGCTCGGTTGCGCGTTCGACGGCGATGTCGTCGACGCTGACGTGACGATGGAGACGAGTGTCGACGGAGCGTACGCGACGGGTGCAATGGTCCGAGCAGAAGAGTGGCAAGCCGTTATCTCCGCCGGTGACGGCGCTGCCGCTGCACTGAACATCCTCTCTGCAGAGAAAGGTGAGCACTACCATGACTTCGACGTGCCAAACGATGCCGAGGCCGTCTTCGGCGGCATGGCTGCTGAGGAGTAG
- a CDS encoding orc1/cdc6 family replication initiation protein, which yields MGMFERDTDIYRDRDALREDYQPEQLVGRDEELDTYRAALQPVINGEQPNNVFLYGKTGVGKTAATRYLLEHLQEDAAQYDDIELTVVALNCDGLTSSYQVATRLVNEFRDDTEQISTTGYPRASVYEMLWDELDICGGTILIVLDEVDHVEDDSILYQLPRARANGNLSTAKVGIVGISNDFSFRDDLSPKVRSSLCEQEIHFPAYDATDLQKILEQRVEVAFHEGVLDPGVIPLCAAYGAKDAGDARQSIDLLMKAGDLARDDDTERVAEAHVERGRRALERGRIKEGITGLTQHGHLVLYALLTLDLENEAPVRSRDVRPRYSRFAEMADRDPLVPRRMRDHLSELAMLGIISVTERNEGRRGGTYREYALDMDVDLVLDAMSDTVQDVGVHRSVKEFLVDDPSDEMTDARVTDFASGN from the coding sequence ATGGGGATGTTCGAGCGGGACACAGACATCTACCGCGACCGTGACGCTCTCCGTGAGGATTATCAGCCGGAGCAGTTGGTTGGTCGCGACGAGGAACTCGACACCTACCGAGCCGCGCTCCAACCGGTGATCAACGGGGAGCAACCAAACAACGTCTTCCTTTACGGGAAGACGGGAGTGGGGAAGACTGCAGCGACACGATATCTCTTGGAGCACCTCCAAGAAGACGCTGCACAGTACGACGATATCGAGCTCACTGTCGTCGCGCTCAACTGCGACGGGCTCACCTCGTCGTACCAGGTCGCAACCCGGCTCGTCAACGAGTTTCGCGACGACACCGAGCAGATCTCTACCACCGGCTATCCGAGAGCAAGCGTCTACGAGATGCTTTGGGACGAACTCGACATCTGTGGCGGGACTATCCTCATCGTCCTCGACGAGGTCGACCACGTCGAAGACGACTCGATCCTCTACCAGTTACCGCGCGCTCGCGCGAACGGGAATCTTTCGACGGCCAAGGTCGGGATCGTCGGCATCTCCAACGACTTCTCTTTCCGCGACGATCTCTCCCCCAAGGTCCGATCCTCGCTGTGTGAACAGGAGATCCACTTCCCCGCATACGACGCTACGGACCTCCAGAAGATCCTCGAACAACGCGTCGAGGTCGCGTTCCACGAGGGCGTCCTCGACCCTGGTGTCATTCCACTGTGTGCCGCCTACGGCGCGAAGGACGCAGGCGACGCCCGCCAGTCGATCGACCTCCTGATGAAAGCTGGCGATCTCGCCCGCGACGACGATACCGAACGAGTCGCCGAAGCGCACGTCGAACGCGGACGGCGCGCGCTCGAACGTGGCAGGATCAAGGAGGGGATCACCGGGTTGACCCAGCACGGCCATCTTGTCCTTTACGCGCTCCTCACTCTCGACCTCGAAAACGAGGCTCCCGTGCGGTCGCGAGACGTCCGCCCGCGATACTCTCGGTTTGCCGAAATGGCCGACCGCGATCCACTCGTCCCCCGTCGCATGCGCGATCACCTCTCGGAGCTGGCGATGTTGGGTATCATCTCGGTGACCGAACGCAACGAGGGGCGCCGCGGCGGCACCTACCGAGAGTACGCGCTCGACATGGACGTCGACCTGGTTCTTGACGCGATGTCGGACACGGTACAGGACGTCGGCGTCCACCGCTCGGTAAAAGAGTTTCTCGTGGACGACCCGAGCGACGAGATGACCGACGCCCGAGTCACGGACTTCGCCTCGGGCAACTGA
- a CDS encoding TRAM domain-containing protein — translation MEISDDLRCVFSAEVEEQDGSYVIEVPKREVDLNALRPEQVYRVAILGRHTGSSEGALSENESDASTDGDADEVNGAATAAGSDDPDAEGSPRGPHADRTDGPNDTNGTSTSTAEPEPPVDRGDEVTVDIEGIGDQGDGIARVDRGYVIIVPDTEKGERVRIQITSVKQNVAFAEVVDRIEHHHYE, via the coding sequence ATGGAGATATCAGATGATCTACGCTGTGTATTCAGTGCCGAAGTCGAAGAGCAGGACGGATCGTACGTCATCGAAGTACCGAAGCGAGAAGTCGATCTAAACGCTCTTCGGCCCGAACAAGTCTACCGGGTAGCCATTCTCGGGCGGCACACGGGTTCAAGCGAAGGCGCTCTGAGTGAGAATGAATCTGATGCTTCGACCGACGGCGACGCCGACGAAGTGAACGGAGCGGCGACGGCTGCTGGTTCGGACGACCCCGACGCCGAGGGGTCACCACGAGGGCCTCACGCCGACCGGACAGATGGTCCCAACGATACCAACGGTACTTCCACAAGTACGGCCGAACCGGAACCGCCTGTCGACCGGGGCGACGAAGTCACGGTCGACATCGAAGGCATCGGCGATCAGGGTGACGGAATCGCCCGCGTCGACCGCGGCTACGTCATTATCGTCCCCGACACGGAGAAAGGTGAACGGGTCCGGATTCAGATAACGAGCGTGAAACAGAACGTCGCGTTTGCCGAGGTCGTCGATCGGATCGAACACCACCACTACGAATAG
- a CDS encoding PAS domain-containing protein has protein sequence MADPDAVADLLQLDHDRFADRLPDVLDSSEYDGERLTRLTDEATVDSMLETLPESGSLADHEAAYVRRIRVLDHASVGITLAGPAYADNPVVYANATLRDITGYELEELRGENLRLLQGPETESEAVADLREALSTWRATTVTLTNYRADGSRFRNRVTLAPVTDSAGTVVNWLGMQQPVDG, from the coding sequence ATGGCCGACCCAGACGCCGTCGCCGACCTCCTCCAACTGGATCACGACCGCTTCGCCGACCGGCTCCCCGATGTGCTCGACAGCAGCGAGTACGACGGCGAGCGGCTCACTCGCCTGACCGACGAGGCCACCGTGGACTCGATGCTGGAAACCCTGCCGGAGTCCGGGTCGCTCGCCGACCACGAGGCCGCGTACGTCCGCCGGATTCGGGTTCTCGACCACGCGTCCGTTGGCATCACCCTCGCCGGACCGGCCTACGCCGACAACCCTGTTGTGTACGCGAACGCGACGCTCAGGGACATCACCGGGTACGAGTTGGAGGAACTCCGCGGCGAGAACCTCCGGCTGCTTCAGGGTCCCGAGACCGAATCGGAGGCGGTCGCGGACCTCCGGGAGGCGCTGTCGACCTGGAGAGCGACGACGGTCACGCTGACCAACTACCGGGCGGACGGGTCACGGTTTCGGAACCGTGTCACGCTCGCGCCCGTCACTGACTCTGCAGGGACCGTCGTCAACTGGCTCGGCATGCAACAGCCCGTCGACGGCTGA